In Zygosaccharomyces rouxii strain CBS732 chromosome F complete sequence, a single window of DNA contains:
- a CDS encoding uncharacterized protein (highly similar to uniprot|Q02785 Saccharomyces cerevisiae YPL058C PDR12 Plasma membrane weak-acid-inducible ATP-binding cassette (ABC) transporter required for weak organic acid resistance strongly induced by sorbate and benzoate regulated by War1p mutants exhibit sorbate hypersensitivity): MSAAKEDRFEDKDSLSNVSTPNEEHSYAESLQSYEVHGATAEPHGANGDPEDLRATSQISRHITNMLSNEDGTERLAAMSRIISSKTKKEMQEFEVNDLDFDLRSLLNYLRSHAIEQGLTPRDSGIAFKNVTAIGIDASAAYGPSVEEMFRDLLKWPLKFFKFGKKDAVPLREIVRNCTGVVESGEMLFVVGRPGAGSSTLLKCLSGEIDDYVRVEGSFSYDGLDQAEMMKRYKGYVVYCPEMDFHFPKITVKETIDFALKCKTPRVRVDNMTRSQYVNSLRDMWCTVFGLRHTYATKVGNEVVRGVSGGERKRVSLVEAQCMMAALYSWDNATRGLDASTALEFAQAIRTATNMMNNSALVCIYQAGENIYQLFDKATVLYNGKQIYFGPADKAVAYFQDMGWVKPPRMTSAEFLTSVTVDFENRTLDIKPGYEDKVPKSGAEFEQRWLESEEYQELLRYYDDYQARHPADETRDRFETAKRQVLQKGQRMKSQFAVNYATQVWLCMMRGFQRVKGDSTYTKVYLSSFITKGLIIGSMFHQIDHKNQSTTAGAYSRGGLIFYVLIFAAVTSLAEIANSFANRPIVVKHKTYSMYHISAESLQEIITEMPIKFLAIVLLAVTTYWMPLMKFTAGAFFQYFLYLFTCQQCMSFIFKFVATMTKDGTTAHAVGGLAVLMFTTACGFVIPIGEMHHWMRWFHYLNPLTYTYESLMSTEFHGRQMLCSNLVPNGAGYENVPVANKICDAAGSVKGRKYVSGDAYVQKNYHFAYKHAWRDWGVNVVWTAGYIMFNVIASEFLKPLEGGGDLLLYKRGHMPNFGTENADAKTASREEMMEALNGPGVDLKKVIAEKDVFTWNNLDYVIPYDGATRQLLCNVFGYVQPGKMTALMGESGAGKTTLLNVLAQRVNMGTVTGDMLVNAKPLPQSFNRSCGYVAQADNHMAELSVRESLRFAAVLRQPASVPIAEKYDYVEKILLLLGMQNYAEAYVGKTGKGLNVEQRKKLSIGVELVARPALLLFLDEPTSGLDSQSAWSIVQFMRALADSGQSILCTIHQPSATLFEQFDRLLLLKKGGRMVYFGDIGPNSSTMLSYFERESGVKCGVSENPAEYILNCIGAGATASTSADWGDLWEKSPECAKAREEVEELHRTLPSKPTNEDPELCTKFASTYPVQLKMLFKRTNLQFWRSPVYLRAKFFECIACALFVGLSYVHLNHTLGAAQEAFASVFMLLLIAVAMVNQMHVFAFPSRELYEVREASSNTFHWSALLLMHLLFEIIWSVACQFFCWVCYYWPAYYSGRASQAGFFWFFYVLIFPTYYCSYGLWVLYMSPDVPSASMINSNIFAAFLLFCGILQPREKMPAFWRRLMYKTSPFTYVVQALVTCLVHNKKVVCGEHELLRMDPPSGQTCASYLQKYKSEQGGYIRNPGATSDCEYCPYTVQDDVVRKYNIHWGQRWRNFGFLWAYIIFNVFFMLFCYYIMRVKVWSLGGLLNIKNWIPKRKDRHEKDTTIFQAKPSDKNMVKK, encoded by the coding sequence atgtCAGCTGCAAAGGAAGACAGATTTGAGGACAAAGATTCTCTTTCAAACGTTTCGACGCCAAATGAAGAACACTCTTATGCTGAGTCTTTGCAGAGCTACGAAGTTCACGGTGCAACAGCAGAACCACATGGCGCTAACGGCGACCCAGAAGATCTAAGAGCTACTTCGCAAATATCACGTCACATAACGAATATGCTAtcaaatgaagatggtaCCGAAAGGTTGGCTGCTATGTCGCGTATTATCTCTAGCAAAACGAAGAAAGAGATGcaagaatttgaagtcAACGACTTAGATTTCGACTTAAGATCTTTGTTGAACTACTTGAGATCCCATGCCATTGAACAGGGCCTTACGCCGAGGGATTCTGGTATTGCGTTTAAAAATGTGACAGctattggtattgatgcTTCAGCCGCTTATGGTCCCTCTGTGGAAGAAATGTTCAGGGATTTGCTGAAATGGcctttgaaattcttcaagtTCGGAAAGAAAGACGCAGTGCCATTGAGAGAGATTGTCAGAAACTGCACTGGTGTTGTAGAGTCCGGTGAAATGCTTTTCGTAGTTGGTAGACCAGGTGCAGGTTCTTCGACATTGTTAAAGTGTCTTTcaggtgaaattgatgattatGTCCGTGTGGAAGGTTCATTTTCCTATGACGGTCTTGATCAAGCagaaatgatgaagagataTAAAGGTTACGTTGTTTACTGCCCTGAGATGGATTTCCATTTCCCAAAGATTACTGTTAAGGAGACGATCGACTTTGCATTGAAGTGTAAAACACCTCGTGTTAGAGTTGATAATATGACAAGGAGCCAATACGTCAATAGTCTGAGAGACATGTGGTGTACAGTCTTTGGTTTAAGACACACCTATGCCACTAAAGTTGGTAACGAAGTGGTGAGAGGTGtttctggtggtgaaagGAAGCGTgtttctttggtggaagCACAATGTATGATGGCGGCTTTATATTCTTGGGATAATGCTACAAGAGGTTTAGATGCTTCTACAGCATTGGAATTTGCTCAAGCTATTAGAACTGCTACCAATATGATGAACAATTCTGCGCTTGTCTGTATCTACCAGGCAGGTGAAAACATTTACCAGTTATTTGATAAAGCTACCGTTCTATACAATGGTAAGCAAATTTACTTTGGTCCTGCTGACAAAGCAGTTGCTTATTTCCAAGATATGGGTTGGGTTAAACCACCTAGAATGACATCTGCGGAGTTCTTGACATCGGTGACTGTTGATTTCGAGAATAGAACATTAGACATCAAACCAGGGTATGAGGATAAAGTACCAAAATCGGGTGCTGAGTTTGAACAGAGATGGTTAGAGTCTGAAGAATACCAAGAGTTGTTAAGATACTATGATGATTATCAAGCACGCCATCCAGCTGATGAAACCAGGGATAGATTTGAAACTGCAAAGAGACAAGTCTTACAAAAGGGTCAAAGAATGAAATCTCAATTTGCCGTGAACTATGCTACCCAGGTTTGGCTTTGTATGATGCGTGGATTCCAGAGAGTTAAAGGTGATTCTACTTATACCAAAGTTTACTTGTCCTCATTTATCACCAAGGGTCTCATTATTGGTTCCATgtttcaccaaattgatCATAAAAATCAATCAACCACTGCAGGTGCTTATTCCCGTGGTGGTTTAATTTTCTATGTTCTAATCTTCGCAGCTGTTACATCTTTGGCTGAAATTGCTAACTCTTTTGCCAACAGGCCAATTGTGGTTAAGCATAAAACTTATTCGATGTATCACATTTCTGCTGAATCTTTGCAGGAAATTATTACTGAAATGCCAATTAAGTTCCTTGCGATTGTCCTATTGGCTGTTACAACTTATTGGATgccattgatgaagtttaCCGCCGGTGCCTTTTTCCAGTACTTCCTGTATTTATTCACATGTCAACAATGTATGtccttcattttcaaatttgttGCTACAATGACAAAGGATGGTACTACTGCCCACGCTGTTGGTGGTTTAGCTGTTTTAATGTTTACGACTGCTTGTGGTTTTGTGATACCAATTGGTGAGATGCACCACTGGATGAGATGGTTCCACTACCTTAACCCGTTGACTTATACATATGAATCTCTGATGTCCACTGAATTCCATGGGAGACAAATGTTATGTTCCAACCTTGTCCCCAATGGTGCCGGTTATGAGAATGTTCCAGTTGCTAACAAAATCTGTGACGCAGCTGGTTCCGTCAAAGGACGTAAGTATGTGAGCGGTGATGCTTATGTGCAAAAGAACTATCATTTCGCTTACAAGCATGCTTGGAGAGATTGGGGTGTTAATGTTGTTTGGACCGCTGGTTACATTATGTTTAACGTTATTGCTTCTGAGTTTTTGAAACCCCTagaaggtggtggtgactTGTTACTGTACAAGAGAGGCCACATGCCCAACTTTGGTACTGAAAATGCTGATGCCAAGACCGCCAGTAGGGAAGAAATGATGGAAGCTCTAAACGGTCCTGGTgttgatttgaaaaaggttATTGCCGAAAAGGATGTCTTCACTTGGAACAACCTAGATTACGTTATTCCATATGATGGTGCTACCAGACAATTGTTGTGCAACGTTTTTGGTTACGTTCAACCCGGAAAAATGACTGCCTTGATGGGTGAGTCTGGTGCTGGTAAGACGACTTTGTTAAATGTTTTGGCCCAAAGAGTCAATATGGGTACAGTGACTGGTGATATGTTGGTTAACGCTAAGCCATTACCACAATCTTTCAATAGGTCCTGTGGTTATGTTGCACAAGCTGATAACCACATGGCGGAATTAAGTGTTAGGGAATCCCTAAGATTTGCTGCTGTTTTAAGACAACCTGCTTCTGTTCCAATTGCTGAAAAATATGACTATGTGGAGAAGATTCTGCTATTATTGGGTATGCAAAACTATGCTGAAGCCTATGTGGGTAAAACCGGTAAGGGTTTGAATGTTGAgcagagaaagaaattgtctATTGGTGTTGAGTTGGTTGCTAGACCAGCTCTGTTATTGTTTTTAGACGAACCTACTTCTGGTTTGGACTCTCAATCTGCTTGGTCTATCGTTCAATTCATGAGGGCATTGGCTGATTCTGGTCAATCGATTTTGTGTACGATTCACCAGCCTTCTGCTACTCTGTTTGAGCAATTCGACAGATTATTgttattgaagaaaggtGGTAGAATGGTGTACTTTGGTGACATTGGACCAAACTCTTCTACGATGTTGAGTTACTTTGAGCGTGAATCAGGTGTCAAGTGTGGTGTTTCTGAAAATCCTGCAGAATACATTTTGAACTGtattggtgctggtgccACTGCATCTACGAGTGCTGATTGGGGTGACCTGTGGGAAAAGTCACCAGAATGTGCTAAAGCGAGGGAAGAAGTCGAGGAATTACATCGCACGCTACCTAGTAAACCAACCAATGAGGATCCTGAGCTATGTACCAAATTTGCTTCAACTTATCCTGTTCAGTTGAAGATGCTTTTCAAGAGAACgaatcttcaattttggaGATCACCTGTCTATCTTAGAGCCAAGTTTTTTGAATGTATTGCTTGTGCTCTTTTCGTTGGTTTGTCTTATGTTCATTTAAACCACACATTAGGAGCTGCTCAAGAGGCCTTTGCATCTGTTTTCATGCTATTATTGATTGCTGTTGCAATGGTCAACCAAATGCATGTTTTCGCCTTTCcatcaagagaattataTGAAGTCAGAGAAGCCTCTTCCAATACCTTCCACTGGTCTGCGTTGTTACTAATGCACTTgctttttgaaattatatGGTCTGTTGCatgccaattcttctgtTGGGTTTGCTACTATTGGCCTGCATACTACAGTGGACGTGCATCTCAGGCGGGTTTCTTCTGGTTCTTTTATGTTTTGATCTTCCCAACATATTACTGTTCTTATGGTTTGTGGGTTCTTTACATGTCTCCTGATGTTCCTTCTGCATCCATGATCAATTCTAATATTTTTGCTGCCTTCTTGCTGTTCTGTGGTATCTTACAACCTAGAGAGAAGATGCCTGCATTCTGGAGAAGATTGATGTACAAAACTTCACCCTTTACCTATGTGGTTCAAGCTTTGGTAACATGTCTGGTCCACAATAAAAAGGTTGTTTGTGGTGAACATGAGCTGCTGAGGATGGATCCACCTTCTGGTCAAACCTGTGCTTCCTACTTGCAGAAGTACAAGTCTGAACAAGGTGGTTACATTCGTAACCCGGGTGCCACAAGTGATTGTGAATACTGCCCTTATACTGTACAGGACGACGTTGTGAGGAAATATAACATCCATTGGGGTCAAAGATGGAGAAATTTCGGTTTTCTGTGGGCTTACATTATTTTCAACGTGTTTTTCATGTTATTCTGTTATTACATCATGAGAGTTAAGGTGTGGTCTCTTGGTGGTTTGTTGAATATTAAAAATTGGATTCCTAAGAGGAAGGATAGACATGAGAAGGATACAACTATCTTCCAAGCAAAGCCCAGCGATAAGAATATGGTTAAAAAATAG
- the PDR12 gene encoding ATP-binding cassette multidrug transporter PDR12 (highly similar to uniprot|Q02785 Saccharomyces cerevisiae YPL058C PDR12 Plasma membrane weak-acid-inducible ATP-binding cassette (ABC) transporter required for weak organic acid resistance strongly induced by sorbate and benzoate regulated by War1p mutants exhibit sorbate hypersensitivity) translates to MSTPKEDKFEDKDSLSNVSTPNEEHSYAESLQSYEAQGAAAETQGDEEELAATSQISRHLTNMLSNEDGTERLAAMSRIISTKTRKEMQEFEVNDLDFDLKSLLNYLRSHSIDQGITPNDSGIAFKNVTAVGIDASAAYGPSLEEMLRDMVKWPVKFFKKLTKSQDAVPLRNIIQNCTGVVESGEMLFVVGRPGAGCSTLLKCLSGEIADYVRVEGSFSYDGLDQTEMMKRYKGYVVYCPEMDFHFPKITVKETIDFALKCKTPRVRVDNMTRSQYVDSLRDMWCTVFGLRHTYATKVGNEVVRGVSGGERKRVSLVEAQCMMAALYSWDNATRGLDASTALEFAQAIRTATNMMNNSALVCIYQAGENIYRLFDKATVLYNGKQIYFGPANKAVAYFQDMGWVKPPRMTSAEFLTSVTVDFENRTLDIKPGYEDKVPKSGAEFEQRWLESEEYQELLRYYDDYQARHPADETRDRFETAKRQALQKGQRTKSQFTVNYWHQVWYCMMRGFQRVKGDSTYTKVYLSSFTIKGLIVGSMFHNIDNKSQSTTAGAYSRGGLLFYVLLFAAVTSLAEIANSFANRPIVVRHKSYSMYHISAESLQEIITEMPTKCLAIIILGLTTYWMPYMKYTAGAFFQYLLYLFTAQQCLSFIFKFVATMTKDGTTAHAVGGLAILMLCVYTGFVLPIGEMHHWIRWFHYLNPLCYAYESLMSTEFHGRQMLCSQMIPSGPGYENVSVANQVCSSAGAVKGHKYVSGDAYVLKSYHFRYRHAWRNWGINVVWTAGFIMFNVILSETLKPLEGGGDLLLYKRGHMPNFGTENADAKTASREEMMEALNGPGVDLKKVIAEKDVFTWNHLDYVIPYDGATRQLLCNVFGYVQPGKMTALMGESGAGKTTLLNVLAQRVNMGTVTGDMLVNAKPLPQSFNRSCGYVAQADNHMAELSVRESLRFAAVLRQPASVPIAEKYDYVEKILLLLGMQNYAEAYVGKTGRGLNVEQRKKLSIGVELVARPALLLFLDEPTSGLDSQSAWSIVQFMRALADSGQSILCTIHQPSATLFEQFDRLLLLKKGGRTVYFGDIGPNSSTMLSYFERESGVKCGVSENPAEYILNCIGAGATASTSADWGDLWEKSPECAKAREEVEELHRTLPSKPTNEDPELCTKFAATYPVQLKMVLLRTLIQFWRSPVYLRAKFFECVACALFVGLSYVHVNHSLGGAQEAFSSIFMLLLVALAMINQLHVFAYGSRELYEVREAASNTFHWSALLLMHTTVELMWSTMCQFFCFICYYWPANFNGRASHAGFFFFFYVLIFPLFFVTYGLWILYMSPDVPSASMINSNLFAGMLLFCGILQPREKMPAFWRRLMYNTSPFTYVVQALVAPLVHNKKVVCNEGDYLRMDPPSGQNCGVYLKPFMSLHGGYLVNPDAGNECKYCPYTVQDQVVARFNVRWDKRWRNFGFMWAYIIFNVFAMLVCYYIMRVKVWSLGSLLNVKSWIPKKKDRHEKDTTIFQTKPGDENMVKKQ, encoded by the coding sequence atgtCGACGCCAAAGGAAGACAAATTTGAGGATAAGGATTCCCTTTCAAACGTTTCGACACCAAATGAAGAACACTCTTATGCAGAATCATTGCAGAGCTATGAAGCTCAAGGTGCGGCAGCAGAAACACAAGGTGATGAGGAAGAGTTAGCTGCAACTTCCCAAATATCACGTCATTTGACGAACATGCTTTCGAATGAAGATGGCACTGAAAGATTGGCGGCTATGTCGCGTATTATTTCTACAAAGACCAGGAAAGAGATGcaagaatttgaagttaATGATTTAGATTTCGATCTAAAATCGCTATTGAACTACTTGAGATCACATTCTATTGACCAAGGCATTACACCAAATGATTCTGGTATTGCATTTAAAAATGTGACAGCTGTTGGTATCGATGCTTCAGCCGCTTACGGTCCATCTCTGGAGGAAATGCTCAGAGATATGGTCAAATGGCCtgtgaaattttttaagAAATTAACCAAGAGTCAAGACGCCGTACCATTAAGAAACATTATCCAAAATTGTACTGGTGTTGTGGAATCAGGTGAAATGCTTTTCGTAGTCGGTAGACCAGGTGCAGGTTGTTCGACACTGTTAAAATGTCTTTCAGGTGAAATTGCTGACTATGTCCGTGTGGAAGGTTCGTTTTCCTATGACGGTCTTGATCAAACagagatgatgaagagataTAAAGGTTACGTTGTTTACTGCCCTGAGATGGATTTCCATTTCCCAAAGATTACTGTTAAGGAAACGATTGACTTTGCATTGAAGTGTAAAACGCCTCGTGTTAGAGTTGATAACATGACAAGGAGCCAGTACGTCGATAGTCTGAGAGACATGTGGTGTACAGTCTTTGGTTTAAGACACACCTATGCCACTAAGGTCGGTAACGAAGTGGTAAGAGGTGtttctggtggtgaaagGAAGCGTgtttctttggtggaagCACAATGTATGATGGCGGCTTTATACTCTTGGGATAATGCGACAAGAGGTTTAGATGCTTCTACGGCATTGGAGTTTGCCCAGGCTATTAGAACTGCTACCAATATGATGAACAATTCTGCGCTTGTCTGTATTTACCAGGCAGGTGAAAACATTTACCGATTATTTGATAAAGCTACCGTTCTATACAATGGTAAGCAAATTTACTTTGGTCCTGCTAACAAAGCAGTTGCTTATTTCCAAGATATGGGTTGGGTTAAACCACCTAGAATGACATCTGCGGAATTCTTGACATCGGTGACTGTTGATTTCGAGAATAGAACATTAGACATTAAACCAGGGTATGAGGATAAAGTGCCAAAATCGGGTGCTGAGTTTGAACAGAGATGGTTGGAGTCTGAAGAATACCAAGAGTTGTTAAGATACTATGATGATTATCAAGCACGCCATCCAGCTGATGAAACCAGGGATAGATTTGAAACTGCAAAGAGACAAGCCTTACAAAAGGGTCAAAGAACTAAATCTCAATTCACGGTTAATTACTGGCATCAAGTTTGGTACTGTATGATGCGTGGATTCCAAAGAGTTAAAGGTGATTCTACCTATACCAAAGTCTATTTATCATCCTTCACTATTAAAGGTTTAATTGTTGGTTCCATGTTTCACAATATTGATAACAAAAGTCAATCAACCACTGCAGGTGCTTATTCCCGTGGTGGTTTGCTTTTCTATGTCCTACTGTTTGCTGCTGTTACTTCTTTGGCCGAAATTGCAAATTCCTTTGCTAATAGACCAATTGTGGTTAGACATAAATCTTACTCGATGTACCACATTTCTGCTGAATCcttacaagaaattatcacTGAAATGCCAACAAAATGTCTTGCCATCATTATTTTGGGTCTAACAACTTACTGGATGCCTTATATGAAATATACCGCTGGTGCCTTCTTTCAATACCTGCTGTATCTATTTACCGCCCAACAATGTTTGTCatttattttcaaatttgtgGCTACTATGACAAAGGATGGTACCACCGCGCACGCTGTTGGTGGTTTGGCGATTTTAATGCTTTGTGTCTACACTGGTTTCGTGCTACCAATTGGTGAGATGCACCATTGGATTAGATGGTTCCACTACCTCAACCCATTGTGTTATGCTTACGAGTCTTTGATGTCTACTGAGTTCCATGGGAGACAAATGTTGTGTTCTCAGATGATACCAAGTGGACCAGGTTATGAAAATGTTTCTGTGGCTAACCAAGTCTGTAGCTCCGCAGGTGCTGTTAAAGGACATAAGTATGTTAGTGGTGATGCTTATGTGCTTAAAAGCTATCATTTCAGATATAGACATGCTTGGAGAAACTGGGGTATTAATGTCGTTTGGACTGCTGGATTCATTATGTTTAACGTTATCCTATCTGAGACTTTGAAACCCCTagaaggtggtggtgactTATTATTGTACAAGAGAGGCCACATGCCCAACTTTGGTACTGAAAATGCTGATGCCAAGACCGCCAGTAGGGAGGAAATGATGGAAGCTCTAAACGGTCCTGGTgttgatttgaaaaaggttATTGCCGAAAAGGATGTCTTCACTTGGAACCATTTAGATTACGTTATTCCATATGATGGTGCTACCAGACAATTGTTGTGCAACGTTTTTGGTTACGTTCAACCCGGAAAAATGACTGCCTTGATGGGTGAGTCTGGTGCCGGTAAGACGACTTTGTTAAATGTTTTGGCCCAAAGAGTCAACATGGGTACAGTGACTGGTGATATGTTAGTTAACGCTAAGCCATTACCACAATCTTTCAATAGGTCCTGTGGTTATGTTGCACAAGCTGATAACCACATGGCGGAATTAAGTGTTAGGGAATCCCTAAGATTTGCTGCTGTTTTAAGACAACCTGCTTCTGTTCCAATTGCTGAAAAATATGACTATGTGGAGAAGATTCTGCTATTATTGGGTATGCAAAACTATGCTGAAGCGTATGTGGGTAAAACCGGTAGGGGTTTGAATGTTGAgcagagaaagaaattgtctATTGGTGTTGAGTTGGTTGCTAGACCAGCTCTGTTATTGTTTTTAGATGAACCTACTTCTGGTTTGGACTCTCAATCTGCTTGGTCTATCGTTCAATTCATGAGGGCATTGGCTGATTCTGGTCAATCGATTTTGTGTACGATTCACCAGCCTTCTGCTACTCTGTTTGAGCAATTCGACagattgttgttgttaaaGAAAGGTGGTAGAACTGTGTACTTTGGTGACATTGGACCAAACTCTTCTACGATGTTGAGTTACTTTGAGCGTGAATCAGGTGTCAAGTGTGGTGTTTCTGAAAATCCTGCAGAGTACATTTTGAACTGtattggtgctggtgccACTGCATCTACGAGTGCTGATTGGGGTGACCTGTGGGAAAAGTCACCAGAATGTGCTAAAGCGAGGGAAGAAGTCGAGGAATTACATCGCACGCTACCTAGTAAACCAACCAATGAGGATCCTGAACTATGTACCAAATTTGCTGCAACTTATCctgttcaattgaaaatggttTTGTTAAGAAcattaattcaattttggaGATCACCTGTCTATCTTAGAGCAAAGTTTTTTGAATGTGTTGCTTGTGCTCTTTTCGTTGGTTTGTCTTATGTGCATGTGAACCACTCATTAGGTGGCGCTCAAGAAgccttttcttctattttcatgttgttgttggttgCTTTAGCAATGATCAACCAATTGCACGTTTTCGCCTATGGTTCTAGAGAATTGTATGAAGTCAGAGAGGCGGCTTCCAATACTTTCCACTGGTCTGCTCTTTTATTGATGCACACAACCGTGGAACTTATGTGGTCCACTATGtgtcaattcttctgtTTCATCTGTTACTACTGGCCTGCTAATTTCAATGGTCGTGCATCTCACGCtggtttctttttcttcttctatgTTTTGATTTTCCCACTTTTCTTCGTCACTTATGGTCTATGGATTCTTTACATGTCTCCAGATGTGCCATCTGCATCCATGATCAACTCCAACCTGTTTGCTGGTATGTTACTGTTCTGTGGTATCTTACAACCAAGAGAGAAGATGCCTGCATTCTGGAGAAGATTGATGTACAATACCTCTCCGTTTACTTATGTTGTACAAGCATTGGTTGCACCATTGGTGCACAATAAGAAGGTTGTCTGTAATGAGGGTGATTATCTCAGGATGGATCCACCTTCCGGTCAAAACTGTGGTGTTTATTTGAAACCTTTTATGTCACTCCATGGTGGTTACTTGGTTAATCCAGATGCTGGCAATGAGTGTAAATACTGTCCTTACACCGTTCAAGACCAAGTTGTGGCCAGATTCAATGTTCGTTGGGATAAGAGATGGAGAAATTTTGGGTTTATGTGGGCTTacatcattttcaatgtCTTTGCCATGTTGGTATGTTACTACATCATGAGAGTTAAGGTGTGGTCTTTAGGTAGCTTGTTAAATGTGAAGAGTTGGATCCCTAAGAAGAAGGATAGACACGAGAAGGATACCACTATCTTTCAAACGAAGCCTGGCGATGAGAATATGGTTAAAAAACAGTAA
- the EXO5 gene encoding Exo5p (similar to uniprot|P38289 Saccharomyces cerevisiae YBR163W) has protein sequence MLRSRTKCANSLLQIRKKSHLRQVISFSSRELGLTEHELETIDKLPFFDQDRVNTRKRYPTTKRQAYLNEKLPAVKLLFGEDPQYPGFISHSLPSMMPIPFEATQGTDEETIANRLSVTKLLTKSWCELRHAYDVYAKIPMFEGKPIIKGKEEHQRLEDETHSLAEEQRAFEKDFEVVIPDDDFHKLAESWFASLVKMVNLFTDGEAREVLCHGYLNKKKARLVEGPIIGDDDDDVLVSGIIDHLILKLRDVPVSNNVLPLRLENAIVSKNCEDIAVVFDQLERAGPNLQNKFEIMVSDVKTRFMRKIPSQPSVLKASKLQVMYYRYFMEVLGQNPQETYNKLLINAQRRGFDVNRFIDPAKVLSMMATDDMIRMDMYRLKNGDAIGFEPFDDSELNVSESATYDMSDYHDIITDARVIQKYSDFFEPWAKPVTLKYFAARLAQMYHHLRPLLSNKLMIEYYYNGDNFHNIIFEFDPKLLRESSSDSAKFWFGQRDIEPISRNLKNFLTFCKYCDYESVCSWKRGGNDMCKELGTDLAKIQKS, from the coding sequence ATGTTAAGATCGAGAACCAAATGTGCTAACagtcttcttcaaatacGTAAAAAATCTCACCTACGCCAAGTTATTAGCTTTTCTTCAAGAGAATTGGGATTGACAGAACATGAACTAGAAaccattgataaattgcCCTTTTTTGACCAAGATAGGGTCAATACTCGTAAGAGGTACCCAACTACCAAGAGGCAAGCATACTTAAATGAGAAATTACCAGCTGTCAAATTATTATTCGGTGAAGATCCTCAATACCCTGGTTTTATCAGTCATTCTTTACCCTCGATGATGCCCATACCTTTTGAAGCGACTCAAGGTACTGACGAAGAAACTATTGCCAATAGATTATCGGTGACTAAGCTTCTAACCAAGAGTTGGTGTGAACTTCGACATGCCTATGACGTCTACGCTAAAATACCGATGTTTGAAGGTAAACCTATCATTAAGGGTAAGGAGGAACATCAAAGACTGGAGGATGAAACACATTCATTAgctgaagaacaaagagcttttgaaaaggatttCGAAGTTGTAATtcctgatgatgatttccATAAATTGGCAGAATCATGGTTTGCAAGCTTAGTTAAGATGGTTAACCTTTTTACTGATGGTGAAGCAAGAGAAGTATTATGCCATGGATatttaaacaaaaaaaaggCGCGTTTGGTAGAAGGTCCTATTATTGgggatgatgatgatgatgttttGGTAAGTGGTATCATCGATCATTTGATATTGAAGTTACGGGACGTTCCTGTTTCCAATAATGTCTTGCCTTTAAGACTAGAAAACGCCATTGTGAGTAAAAATTGTGAGGATATAGCTGTGGtctttgatcaattagAAAGGGCTGGTCCCAATCTACaaaataaatttgaaattatgGTTAGTGATGTGAAGACGAGATTTATGCGGAAAATCCCAAGTCAACCGAGTGTTTTAAAGGCAAGCAAGTTACAAGTAATGTATTATCGATATTTTATGGAAGTTTTGGGTCAAAATCCTCAGGAAACTTATAATAAATTGCTGATAAATGCTCAACGAAGAGGTTTCGACGTTAACAGGTTTATTGATCCAGCTAAGGTGTTAAGCATGATGGCAACTGATGATATGATAAGAATGGATATGTATcgattgaaaaatggagatgccattggatttgaacCATTTGATGATAGCGAATTAAACGTTTCAGAATCAGCTACTTACGATATGTCTGATTATCACGACATTATTACAGATGCAAGAGTCATACAAAAGTACAGCGATTTCTTTGAACCTTGGGCTAAACCTGTTActttaaaatattttgcAGCCCGTTTAGCTCAAATGTACCACCATTTGAGACCACTCTTGTCGAATAAGTTGATGATAGAATATTATTATAACGGCGATAATTTTCACAATAtcatatttgaatttgatccTAAACTATTAAGGGAAAGTTCTTCAGATAGtgcaaaattttggttCGGTCAAAGAGATATCGAACCAATTAGTCGTAATCTCAAGAACTTTCTCACCTTTTGCAAGTATTGTGATTATGAATCCGTATGTTCTTGGAAAAGAGGCGGCAACGACATGTGCAAAGAATTGGGTACCGATCTTgcaaaaatccaaaaaagTTGA